A stretch of DNA from Cellulomonas xiejunii:
GCGCGGCGCAGTGGGCGGCCCGGTTCCAGGAGGTGCTCGGCCTCGCCGACAACCAGGTCCACTTCATGACGTACCACCAGGAGGCGGACGGCGCGCACACCGGTGACATGGAGGCGATCCTGACGTCCGGCCTGATCGACGACGCGACCGCCGACGAGATCGTGCGGTGCGCGCAGGTCGTCGCCCGGCTCTACGCGCTGCAGCTCGAAGAGCTGGACCGCTGACGTGGCAGAGTTCGTCCGCTCCGACCCGAGCATGTGGGAGGCGATCTTCGCCGACCCCTCGGTTCCGCTCGACCGGGCGGTGGTCCGGCAGATCATCGACGACCAGCGACGTCCGTCCCGACGCTGGCTGTACCCGCTGGCGATGGTGCTCTCGCGGGTGCTCGTCACGATCATCCGCGTGCTGAAGCGCGTCCTGCCCTTCCGGTGGATGCCGCTGGGGACGATGGACTTCCTCTGCGTCTGGTTCCTGCGGCGGTGCGTGTCACCCGACGCCGTGGACCTGCTGCTGCGCCACTTCGTCATCGAGACGAACCTGGTGAACTTCATCATCCGCAACACCCCGGTGGGCATCGAGCCCGTCACGCTGCGTCCCGAGTCGTTGTCCGAGCTGGGCGACCAGGCCGTCGTCGAGCACGACGTCAACGTGTACGACGTGCTCATCGCGCTGGACGTCGTGCCTCTCGTCGCCCGGGACCCGCTCGACTTCCGTCAGCTGGACATCCCGCCGCTCGACGCCGAGCGGCATCGCCGGCGACTGGTCCGCCTCGACATCCAGACGGCGCTGTGCTTCATGAACATCCCGTTCGCGGTGGCGCTCAGCTCGGACGAGTACCGCCGTGCGGTGCACTCGATGCGGTTCGACGACTCGTTCCTCGAGATCCTCGCCGTCGTCACCGGCGACGACACCTTCCGGCACTGGAAGCTCGCCGGCATGAGCCTGTGGATGGACTCGAACGTCGACGTGCCGCGCATGGTGTACCGCCATGCGCTCGTCTGCGAGTACGCGCACGCGCAGCTGGTGAAGCTCGCCGGCGGCGAGTACCCGCGGGACACGTCGGTGGAGTTCGACTGATCCAGCGGGACGGGGCGCACGTTCCGAAGCCGCGGCTCCGGCACCCGGACCACACCGTGTACTCGATGCCCGCGCGCGCGAAAATGCACGCGGTCGCTGCAGGCGCCGTGTCGGTGCTCGGCGTTGGTTGGGTCCTGCCTACCCTCGGGCATGTCCGATGTCGAGGAACTCCTGGTCGAGCTCGCCGAGGTCAACCACCGGGGTGCGGTGTTCCTGCTCGCCTACGGGACGACCTGGCTGGTGTGCGCGGTGCTGTGGCGCACGCTCAGGTCGGACCGTGCGGCAATGGCGACGCTGTTCCAGGGGATGGTCGCACTGCCCGTCGCGCTGGTCGTCTCCGCCGGCTTGGGGATGTTCGACGAACGACCCGGTGGGGAGGCGATCACCCAGCTCGGAATCCTGATCTCGATGTCCCAGCTGCTCGTCCTGCCCCTCCTGATCGTGCTGTTCGCACGCGGCCGCTACACCGTCGTCCCGCTTGTCTTCTCCGTGGCCGGGGCGATCCACTTCCTCCCCTACGCATGGCTCTACCAGAGCGGGCTGTACATCCTGATGCCGATCGTCATCGCGGTCGGGCTCGCGATCACCTACGGGACGGATCGTGTCGTCGGGGAGGGCGAACTGATGAGCGCGTCCGGAGCGGGGAGGGTGTGTGCGCTGACGGGTGCGGCCCTCGTGGCGGCAGGATGCGTTGCCGTCGTAGCGCCGTTCTAGCGACCTCGTGCGGACCCTCGCTCGGTGTCGTCAGCGGGGCCCTGCGGGGCCCTGCGGTCCACGGCCCCCGGGGCCCGAATCGCTGCCTTCGTCACCCACGAGCGCCAGACGGTCGACGAACGTCCCCTCCAGTGCCGACCCAGATGGCAGCCGGGGATGCGCCCGCGACAAACTACGCGCGAACGGCGACACGAAAGTGACGACTCGACGCGACAGCGACAGAGGTCGGACGCGAACCCGCATCGGTTGTAGGAACTCAGCGGAGCTGTCCGCATGGCGCGGCCATGACCTGCGGAGACGACGGCGTCCCATCTTCCTGTCCGAATCCTCAGAACCTGCCCCGCGAGTGGCCCGGTCCCCGATCCAGGTGGCCCGCTGGTGAACGTCGGTCGTGGGTAGGCACGATGGCGGGGTGAGCAGGGGACCGGAACGGCGAGAGCAACGGGCGGGGCAGAACGACCGCTCGGAGGCGAGTCCGGCCGGAGACGGCGATGAGTGGCCGTCGCCGATTCGTGACGGGGGTGGCTCGATGCCTCTGGGACGCGATGGCGGCGCCGTGGCGGTCTGTGCACGGACAAGCGCGTGAGGCGCTTGTTGGGTTCGCCCGAGGTCCGGGTTCTGCTGTTCTACGGAGCACACGCACCGGCGGAGGTCGAGCCGGCCGAACGGGACGCGTTGTGGCAGCGGATGCGCCGCTACCTCAAGGAGCCTGCGGTTCGTGATCCCGGCGACCACACCGACTTCGATACCGGGGAGTTCCGGGACGACCAGCGCCGCACGCTGCTGGTCATCGAGGAGTCGTCCTGATCGAGCAGGTTCGTCGCGGGGCACGGCCCCGTCTCAGATACCTGTCCGAGCCCCCGGCGGTACGCGCCGCTGCAGACGGTCGATCGTCCGCACCACCTCGTCGCGGTGCTGTGCCGAGGTGATCCACGACGGCAGGCGCTCGAGCATGCTGGTGGGGCCGAGGTCGTCCGGCCTCTCGCGCAGCTTCGCGGCGACGTGGGCGCGGAGCACGCCGAGATGGCGTTCGTTGTAGGCCCACAGCACCCGCCCGCCGCAGCACGGACTCTGCAGCCACAGCGGCGCGCCGAAGTAGGGGTCGGTCGCTCCACCCCACGCGCTCCCCGACCTCGGTGGACGTTCCTGCACCAGAGAACAGTGCGGGCACACGAGGCGGCGGGGCCACGACCCGAGCCACTCGTCGGTCCGTGTCGTCACGACGACCCTGGCGCAGGCCTGGCAGGAAGGACAGGTCACGAGCACGTCCTCGGCGGTGAGCTCGTAGGCCGTCAGCCCGGGGTCGCGGTGCCTCACGCCGTGCCTGTCGTCGTCTGTACCGTCCACGGCGCCAGTGTCGTCGACACGACGGGATCACCCGTCAGGACGACCTGGTCGAGGAAGCTCATGGAACCACCCGGTGCTGAGTCGTAGGCAGGACTCGTCATCGTCCAGCCTAGGAACCCTGCAGGAGGCCTGCGTCGAACCAGACGTCCTCGTAGCCCGGGGCGATGAGGAAGCGCCAGCCGGGTGCGAGCTCGAGGTAGGGGCGGACCCACTGGCTCAGTGGGCCAAGGTGCTCGACATGGCGCGGCTCGAAGAAGTCGGCCGCCGAAGAGAGCTCCTCGCCCGCCCAGATGTACCAGCCGCACGCGCGCCCGGCGGGAGGGTGCCGTAAGCCGTTGATGGGCAGAAGGCCAGTTCCGACTGCCTGCGCGACGCCGACGATCTCCCCCGGGAGGACCGGCGACCGGTCAGCACCGAACCGCCCGGCCACGTCGCCGCCCCGACCAAGCGCTGTCTCCGCCATGCGCACGGAGGTTACGAGGGCGATGTCCTGCAAGCAACGGCGGCGGACGCCGCTCCTGTAGGAGGAGCTCAGCGGAACTGTCCGCATGGCGCGGCCCTGACCTGCGGGTGGACAGGCGAGTGAGACGACGGACGTCTCATCGTCCTGTCCGAATCCTCAGAACCAGCCCGGCGAGTGGCCCGTTCCCGATCCAGGTGACCCGCTGGTGAACGTCGGCCGTGCGCCGTTCTGCGTGGTCGTCGGCGGCGAGCCCGGTCGGAACCGGCTCGACTCGGTCGTCGCCTGTCGCCGCGAGTGCCCTGGCTGCCCGGTACCGGGCGTACAGGCCATACGTCAGCGGTTCGCCCACGCGTAACTCATCATCAGTGCGTTCAGTGCCTCCTTTGAAAGCTCAGGGTGCTGCGGTGCGAACACGTCGTGCACGAGTCGGCACTCCTCCCAGACAGTGATGCCCCGTGCCTCGACCGGGACACTCCACAGTTCGGAGCGCAGGGAGTGGATCGCTGCACGCAGTTCCTGAGGTGATCGACGAACGGCGTGGGCGGCGAGAACCTCGGGTCGATCATGGATCATTCCTACATACGCGACGATCGCGTCGCTCAGTTCCGTGTCGACCGGGACGGCAGCCTGCGACGAGCTCATCGAACGATGATCGCAAGGTCCAGGGTGGTGAAGGAACTCCTTCCACTCGTTCGGTGTCCCTCCCGAGCCTGGCACCTGGAACGTTGCCGAACCTCTGCTCAAGGCGTCAGGCAGCATCGCTCATCGAGCGTCTTCCCGCGGCAGGTGGCACCGGTCGCACGAGGGTGTTCGGCCCAGAACGAGCAGCAACTGGCTGCGTGATGCCAGCGGGATCTGTAGGGACTCGTCGAACCTGGCCAGCGCCCGAGGCCCTGAACTGCGGCGGGACATCTGCGTGAGACACCTCTCGTCTCACGCAGCTGTCCGAATCTTCGGCCCACCGCCTCGACGAAAACGATCTGCGATCCGCTGACCTGCGCCAACGCAAGACCGACGTCGCCCACCGGCGGTCCGTGGAACTCCGTGAGACTTGGCCAACTCGGACGAGATCCCACAGAACTGCAGGACCTTACGCGGTCCGTCCGCTGCTAGCTGCAGTGACCTGTGTGCTGACAGCAGCGGGGACCGGCCTGGCGTCTCACCTCCGTGCCCGGATCCTTGCGATCGCACGCCAGGGCTCCGGCGTGCTCACCGAGCTCGGACGTGCCAGCCCGCGACATCGCACCGGCCGCCATCGTTGTTGCCGGCGGCGAGGACAGTCCCATCCGCTCGTAGGCCGAGGGTGTGCGTCGACCCGGCGGCGACGGCCACCACGTCTCGCCATGAGGCGGTGTCGCACTGCCCGCGGCTGTTGTCGCCGGCGGCCAGGACCCGCCCTCTGGTATCGACCCCTGCGGTGTGGTGGCTGCCCGCCGACACCGCGACGACGTCGCGCCAGTCCAGCACCTCCGCGGCACCGGCGCTGCGGTCGCCGGCGGCGAGCACCCGGCCCGTCCCGGTGACGGCGACGGTGTGCAGGTAGCCGGCCGAGACCGAGGTGATGCCGCGCCATCCGCTGACCTCGCACTGCCCCCTGCGGTTGTTCCCCACGGCAGCGACCGTGCCATCTGCCCGCAGGCCCACGGAATGCCAGTCTCCCGCCGCGGCGGCGACGATCTCCTCCCACTCATCGACCTGGCACGCGCCTTCACGCGCGCGACCCGCGGCGAGCACGGTGCCACTCGCACGGACACCCAGCGTGCGCCGCCAGCCGGCGGCGACGAACACCACGTCCGCCCAGCCAGCGACGGCACACTGGCCGTCCTTGTCCCAACCGACCGCGACAACCGTCCCGTCGGTACGCAGGCCCACGGTGTGCGAGCGGCCCGTGTTCGGTGCCGTGTGCACGTTGCCGACCGCGACCGACACGATGTCGGACCACGCACCGACGGAGCACTCCGGCGATCCGGGGGCGCCTGCGGCAACGACAGATCCGTCCGAGCGCACGCCCACGGAGTGCCGTCGCCCAGCGGCGATCACGGGGCGTCGCGCGTCCGTCACGGAGCACCCGTGCCGGCGTCGGGGTGGGGAGGGGCGCTGGAGTGCCCGACGATCGGGCGGTTCAGCGGGTCCGGCGTCGTGTCGGCCATCGCGTCAGCCTCTCCGGCCTGGAACGGGCAAGGGCTCCCGACGGCGGGCGGCGCCTGCACCGACCGGACCTCACGGCGAGCGCGGGGTCACGGACTGTCCGCCCCACTCCTCGGGCGCGACGTCCGCGAGCGTCTGGTTGAGCACCCACTGGTGGCCGAACGGGTCGTTCAGCGTGGCCTGCCGCTCGCCGTACTCCCAGTCGTGCGACGGCTCGACCAGGACGGCTCCGCGAGCGAGCGCCACCGTGACGACGGCGTCCGCGTCGGCGACCTTGAGCATGACCTGGTGGGAACGGCCGTCGGGATCCGGGACGCGGCGTCCGGGGCGCTCCTCGGCGACGACGAGCTCGGCGGCAGGGCCGTCCGGGAGCCCGAGCTGGGCGCGGTGTCCCTCGCCGATGCGGACGTGCTCGACGAAGCCGAGCACCTCGGTGTACCAGGCGACCGCGGCGCGGACGTCTGCGACGATCAGTACGGGCGTGACCCGGGCGTGTGGTGCGGAGCGGTTGGTCAGCACCCAGCCAACGTAGGCCGACGGTGTCCGTTCTGCCGCTCGCGGGACGAGCGCCGTCCTGTGCCACTCGCCGCCAGGCTCGTCCATGCGGTCAGCGTGGCAGGTGACACGTCGGTGACGACGCGACATCGCGATGACAGATCGACGACAACGACAGCTCCGGCCTGCTTCGTGACCTGCCTTCGCCAGGCCTACCGCAGGGCGCGCAGGTCGTCGAGGTCGCCGTCGAAGACGTTCATGTCGATGAACGACTCCTCGCCGTCGTACCCGTCGAGGCGGTCCCGGTTCGAGTACTGCCAGAAGGTCCACGCCCGGTCGTCCGACATGGTGGGCGGCACCATCACCGACCGGATCCAGATCGGCGTGCCCGGGAAGTGGCCGGCGACGTACCTGTCGTACGCGCTGCGGGTCGCGTAGACGACCGGCTCGATGCCGTGGTCACGCAGGGTCTCGATGAGCGCGGTCAGCTCCGGGCGGACCTGCGACGCGTCCGGGGGGTCGGCGTGGAACGTCGCGTAGTACTCGACGTCGATCGCGAGGGGCAGCAGGTCCTCGTCGTCCGGCACCGTCGCGAGCACGTGCTCCGCCTGCGCCCTGCCGCTGCTCTCGAAGCTGAAGAAGTGGTACGCACCGACCATCAGCCCGGCCTCACGCGCCCCGCGCAGGTTCGCCTCGAACTCCCGGTCGACGAACGACGAGCCCTCGGTGGCCTTCACGTACGCGAAGTCGACGTCCTGCCGGGCGATCGTCGGCCAGTCGACGGTTCCCTGCCACGCCGAGACGTCGACCCCCCGCACGTCGTAGCGCGCCGCGAACAGACGGTTCGGCCACACCAGGCCGCGTTCGACGAGCGCCGCCCCGAGCGCGACGACGACGATCGTCCCCGTCAGGACGATCAGCAGGACACGGACGCGACGGCGGCTCGGCACCGCGCCAGTCTGGCGTCGTCGCGCGTCCTGCGCGCGCAACGTCCACCTGACCGGCCGCGGACGCTGCGTGCCACGATCTGGTCGCCGAGGCGCGCAACGCGCCCGGTCATCGCGGCTCGTCGGGACCGTAGGTTCGCGCGCGGCAGACCGCCCTTCACCGCGGGCTCGTCCATCTGGTGACCCACTTCGGGCGCTGTAGGAACTCAGCGGATCTGTCCACGTGGCGTGGCCATGACCTGCGGGTGGACAGGCGCGTGAGACGACGGACGTCTCATCTTCCTGTCCGAATCCTCAGAACCTGCCCCTAGTGGCCTGGTTCCCGATCCCAGGTGGTGCGCTGGCGGACGTCGGTCGTGGATAGGCACGATGGCAGGGTGAGCAGGGGACCGGAACGACGGCGGCGGCGGGCTGGGCTGAACGACCGCCTGGATCCGAGTCCTGCCGGCGATGGTGGTCAGTGGTCGTCGCCGATTCGTGACGGGGAGTGGCTCGACGCCTATGGGGCGCGATGGCGGCGTCGTGGCGGTCTGTGCACCGACAAGCGCGTGAGGCGCCTGCTGGGTTCTCCCGAAGTCCGGGTTCTGCTGTTCTACGGACCACACGGACCGACGGAGGTCGAGCCAGCCGATCGGGACGCGTTGTGGCAGCGGATGTGCCGCTACCTCAAGGAGCCGGCGGTTCGCGATCCCGGCGACTGCACCGACTTCGATGCTGGGGAGTTCCGGGACGACCAGCGCCGCACGCTGCTGGTCATCGAGGAGTCCTGCTGATCGATCACGTTCGTAGCCAGGCGGGATCGCGGCGCGGCCTGCCCCCCGCGACAAGACGGCGTCATCACGTCTTCAGCGCGACCACGAGTTTCCGCGCAGCCTGCTCGGTAGATTCAGCAAGCCGTCACTGCGACCGGAGGCTCTGCGTGCCCGTGAACACCCCCGCCCCGGAGGGCTTGTGGGCAGCAGTCCACGCCGAACGCTCCGCCCGCGGCCGAGGCCGACAGCGACTGTCCCCGTCGACGAGCGTGACGCGGCGCGACGCGGTCTGGTCCGCCGGCGCGGACGCCACGGAGTGAGTGCGGCGGCAGCGCGGGCCGGGTCTGCGGGCGCCCGTCCGCGGGCCTCGACGCGACGCGCAGGGCACCCGTGAGCACCGGCGCGAGCGAGGCCATCAGCGGCTTCCTGCTCGTCGGGCCGTTGTCGTCGGTGATCGTCCTGACCTGGGTGGCGTCGTGGTGGCGTCCGCGGCTCCGGCCGGGAGTCGTCGCGGCGGTAGGGCTGGCTGCAGGTGTGCTGGCCATCGTCGCGGCCGGGCTGTGGCCGGACGACGACGAGGGCGGTGGCTTGTCGTCGGTGTCGACCGCGAGTGCCGTGCTGTTCCTCAACGGCCTCCTTGCCGTGTGGATCAGCGCGGCCCTGCTGCTCATCACCGGGATCGTCGCGCTGGTGCGGTGGGCCCGCAGCGAGGGCCTCGGCGCAGAGCGTGGCCGGTGAGCGGCGTGCAGGCCTCAAGCCCGCTCACCCGGTCCGGGGGCAGGCGTCGTCGAACCCGGCGGCGCCGATCCACGCGGCGCCACGGGCGAAACCTCTGTGGCGCCTACGCGTGGCCGATCGACCACGGTGAGCCAGAGGTCAGCGCGTTCGGGATCTCTGAGACTGTGAGGACGAAGCCCTCGAGCTCGAACGCGAGGAAGTCGTCAGGAGCTCGGCGGACACCCGTGACGGTCAGGCCGTTGAGTTCATCGAGAGCCGGCATCACCGCGTCGTCATGCTGTCGGAGCTCCGGCCAACCGGGCAGGACGGAGAATGTCGAGTCGATGTACAGCCGCACCTCGCGTCCCGACTGAGGATCAGCCAGACCGACGAACGGCCACGCCTGTCGTCGACCCGCTTCGACGATGCGCCAGCCCTTCAAGAGTCTGGGTCTGAGTTCCTCCGGCTCCATGACGTGACCGTAGCCTCAAGGCGCATCATCGCAGCGTGATGATCGTCGACGTCGGCGACACCAGTTTGAGACGACGACAGCGAACTTGAGATCCAGGTGCAAGAACTCATCGGACTTGT
This window harbors:
- a CDS encoding DUF6999 family protein translates to MAEFVRSDPSMWEAIFADPSVPLDRAVVRQIIDDQRRPSRRWLYPLAMVLSRVLVTIIRVLKRVLPFRWMPLGTMDFLCVWFLRRCVSPDAVDLLLRHFVIETNLVNFIIRNTPVGIEPVTLRPESLSELGDQAVVEHDVNVYDVLIALDVVPLVARDPLDFRQLDIPPLDAERHRRRLVRLDIQTALCFMNIPFAVALSSDEYRRAVHSMRFDDSFLEILAVVTGDDTFRHWKLAGMSLWMDSNVDVPRMVYRHALVCEYAHAQLVKLAGGEYPRDTSVEFD
- a CDS encoding DUF7010 family protein, which encodes MSDVEELLVELAEVNHRGAVFLLAYGTTWLVCAVLWRTLRSDRAAMATLFQGMVALPVALVVSAGLGMFDERPGGEAITQLGILISMSQLLVLPLLIVLFARGRYTVVPLVFSVAGAIHFLPYAWLYQSGLYILMPIVIAVGLAITYGTDRVVGEGELMSASGAGRVCALTGAALVAAGCVAVVAPF
- a CDS encoding immunity protein Imm33 domain-containing protein — its product is MAETALGRGGDVAGRFGADRSPVLPGEIVGVAQAVGTGLLPINGLRHPPAGRACGWYIWAGEELSSAADFFEPRHVEHLGPLSQWVRPYLELAPGWRFLIAPGYEDVWFDAGLLQGS
- a CDS encoding RCC1 domain-containing protein — encoded protein: MHTAPNTGRSHTVGLRTDGTVVAVGWDKDGQCAVAGWADVVFVAAGWRRTLGVRASGTVLAAGRAREGACQVDEWEEIVAAAAGDWHSVGLRADGTVAAVGNNRRGQCEVSGWRGITSVSAGYLHTVAVTGTGRVLAAGDRSAGAAEVLDWRDVVAVSAGSHHTAGVDTRGRVLAAGDNSRGQCDTASWRDVVAVAAGSTHTLGLRADGTVLAAGNNDGGRCDVAGWHVRAR
- a CDS encoding VOC family protein encodes the protein MLTNRSAPHARVTPVLIVADVRAAVAWYTEVLGFVEHVRIGEGHRAQLGLPDGPAAELVVAEERPGRRVPDPDGRSHQVMLKVADADAVVTVALARGAVLVEPSHDWEYGERQATLNDPFGHQWVLNQTLADVAPEEWGGQSVTPRSP
- a CDS encoding GH25 family lysozyme yields the protein MPSRRRVRVLLIVLTGTIVVVALGAALVERGLVWPNRLFAARYDVRGVDVSAWQGTVDWPTIARQDVDFAYVKATEGSSFVDREFEANLRGAREAGLMVGAYHFFSFESSGRAQAEHVLATVPDDEDLLPLAIDVEYYATFHADPPDASQVRPELTALIETLRDHGIEPVVYATRSAYDRYVAGHFPGTPIWIRSVMVPPTMSDDRAWTFWQYSNRDRLDGYDGEESFIDMNVFDGDLDDLRALR